One Mesorhizobium loti genomic window carries:
- a CDS encoding Putative phosphoesterase, MutT family yields the protein MRKEVLASYREIVSKSLKKYEHMFRQVTMSNTDRKSQDEVSYDITKLTLEKLRGIADEKIGHIPKSKIDSGLGSVFRFDEIRAAVEDSMAYAEREAVEHDHTLVQLLPIAVIKQRGEPRIMVGRKAEKAVSAKSPERKKTLGYFGGHVREEDSNFLVTKNNLEVLKQCLYREVKEEIGIDVDPAEENPYCIWVRDGTKSEDHLAVVFVIERDLQNTRVTVDGEEMVRYEKKGVTGTGAILDATQLLKREKIDSWTKNILEKIIGSQNTEDAYQKGLF from the coding sequence ATGCGCAAAGAGGTTTTGGCCTCCTATCGGGAAATAGTGAGCAAATCTCTTAAGAAGTACGAGCACATGTTCCGCCAAGTTACGATGTCTAACACGGACCGAAAGTCGCAAGACGAAGTCAGCTATGACATCACAAAGCTAACTCTCGAAAAACTACGGGGTATAGCCGACGAGAAGATCGGTCATATACCTAAATCCAAAATAGATTCCGGCCTGGGTTCTGTGTTCCGCTTTGACGAGATACGCGCTGCTGTGGAAGATTCTATGGCCTACGCAGAACGTGAGGCGGTGGAGCACGATCATACCCTTGTCCAACTGCTGCCAATCGCGGTGATTAAACAGCGAGGTGAGCCTCGCATAATGGTTGGGCGAAAAGCAGAAAAGGCTGTCTCCGCCAAATCTCCGGAGCGCAAGAAGACACTTGGATATTTTGGCGGTCATGTCAGAGAAGAGGACTCCAACTTCCTCGTCACCAAAAATAATCTTGAGGTGCTCAAGCAATGTCTTTATCGAGAAGTCAAAGAAGAAATTGGAATTGACGTCGATCCGGCCGAAGAAAACCCGTATTGTATTTGGGTTCGAGATGGGACAAAGTCTGAAGACCATCTTGCGGTTGTTTTTGTTATAGAAAGAGACCTTCAGAATACAAGAGTTACGGTAGACGGCGAAGAGATGGTCCGTTATGAGAAGAAAGGTGTAACTGGCACAGGGGCTATACTGGACGCCACGCAACTTCTGAAGCGGGAGAAGATCGACAGTTGGACAAAGAATATTTTAGAAAAGATTATTGGGTCCCAAAATACCGAGGACGCCTATCAAAAAGGCCTCTTCTGA
- a CDS encoding transposase IS66: MTSKPVELPSDLASAYVALLVEREALQAERDVAVTDAASWQAEAANAKAMLSDNEARIAHLELRIEKLKRELYGQRSERTARLIEQLELELEDLVTSATEDELAAQAAAAKTQTVRPFTRKRPVRKPWPDDIERERIVIEPPSACACCGGSRLSKLGEDVTKTLEEIPRRFKLIETVREKFTCRDCEKITQPPAPFHATPRGFIGPQLLATILFDKFGMHAPLNRQSARFKAEGIDLPVSTLADQVGHGTFAVMPLFQLIERHVLAAERLHGDDTTIRILAKDKCATGRIWTYTRDDRPFAGPAPPAAIYYASSDRRGERPQKHLAGYAGILQCDCYSGFEPLFDPQRKEQPITPAFCYAHARRGFFELADIAKEARDGKKGKPISPIALEAVRRLDALFEIERAINGRSADERYAVRQEKSKPLLDDMHAWLLRQRDTLSRSSEVLKPINYMLRRWNDFARFIDDGRICLSNNAAERALRGIALGRRNWTFAGSQRGADRAAVMLTLITTARLNDVDPKAWLADILARIADLPVSRLHELLPWQWKLLSQADKPAGQQAA, from the coding sequence ATGACTTCGAAGCCGGTTGAGCTCCCCTCGGATCTTGCCAGCGCCTACGTGGCGCTGCTGGTTGAGCGTGAGGCGTTGCAGGCTGAACGCGATGTGGCGGTCACGGATGCTGCCAGCTGGCAGGCTGAAGCCGCCAACGCGAAGGCCATGCTGTCCGACAACGAGGCGCGGATTGCGCATCTCGAGCTGCGCATCGAGAAGCTGAAACGCGAACTGTACGGGCAGCGCTCCGAGCGCACGGCGCGGCTGATCGAGCAGTTGGAATTGGAGCTCGAAGACCTCGTCACCTCGGCGACCGAGGATGAGCTTGCCGCGCAGGCTGCGGCGGCGAAGACGCAGACGGTGCGCCCCTTCACGCGCAAGCGACCGGTGCGCAAGCCATGGCCGGATGACATCGAGCGCGAGCGCATCGTCATCGAGCCACCCAGCGCCTGCGCCTGCTGCGGCGGATCCCGGCTGTCCAAGCTGGGCGAGGATGTGACCAAGACGCTGGAAGAGATCCCGCGCCGGTTCAAGCTGATCGAGACGGTGCGCGAAAAGTTCACCTGCCGCGACTGCGAGAAGATCACCCAGCCGCCGGCGCCGTTCCATGCCACGCCGCGCGGCTTCATCGGTCCCCAACTGCTGGCGACAATCCTGTTTGACAAGTTCGGCATGCATGCTCCACTCAACCGCCAGAGCGCGCGCTTCAAGGCTGAGGGGATCGACTTGCCGGTGTCGACGCTGGCCGATCAGGTCGGCCACGGAACCTTCGCCGTCATGCCGCTCTTCCAGCTGATCGAGCGCCATGTGCTCGCGGCCGAGCGCCTTCATGGCGACGACACCACCATTCGCATCCTGGCGAAGGACAAGTGCGCGACCGGGCGCATATGGACCTATACGCGCGACGACCGTCCCTTCGCCGGGCCTGCGCCGCCGGCGGCGATCTATTACGCCTCGAGCGACCGGCGCGGCGAGCGTCCTCAGAAGCATCTGGCTGGGTACGCCGGCATCCTTCAGTGCGACTGTTACAGTGGCTTCGAGCCGCTGTTCGACCCGCAGCGGAAGGAGCAGCCGATCACGCCGGCCTTTTGCTACGCCCATGCACGGCGAGGATTCTTCGAATTGGCTGACATCGCGAAAGAGGCCCGGGATGGCAAGAAGGGCAAACCGATCTCCCCGATCGCGCTGGAGGCGGTCAGGCGCCTCGACGCGCTGTTCGAGATCGAGCGCGCCATCAACGGCCGCAGCGCCGACGAGCGGTATGCCGTGCGGCAGGAGAAGAGCAAACCACTTCTCGACGACATGCACGCCTGGTTGCTCCGCCAGCGCGATACCCTCTCGCGCTCTTCCGAGGTCCTGAAGCCGATCAACTACATGCTCAGGCGCTGGAACGACTTCGCCCGCTTCATTGACGACGGCAGAATCTGCCTCAGCAACAACGCGGCCGAAAGAGCGCTGCGCGGTATTGCTCTGGGAAGGCGCAACTGGACCTTCGCCGGTTCCCAGCGTGGCGCCGACCGCGCCGCCGTCATGCTCACCCTCATCACCACGGCACGCCTCAACGACGTCGACCCGAAAGCCTGGCTCGCCGACATCCTTGCCCGCATTGCCGATCTTCCCGTCTCGCGTCTGCACGAACTACTGCCCTGGCAATGGAAGCTCCTGAGCCAAGCCGACAAGCCCGCCGGTCAGCAGGCCGCCTGA
- a CDS encoding short-chain dehydrogenase/reductase SDR, producing the protein MSTEQKVVVITGASRGIGAALVRAYRDRNYRVVATARSMKPSNDAGILVVAGDIAERETAERAISEGMARFGRIDSLVNNAGIFIAKPFPQYTQADYAAILGVNVAGFFHVTQLAVAEMEKRHSGHVVQITTSLDENSDARVPAVLAALTKGGLNAATKSLAIEYAKRGIRVNAVAPGAVKSSMHPPESYSQLGNLLPVGHMGEVSDVVDAILYLESATFVTGEILHVDGGQSAGH; encoded by the coding sequence ATGAGCACTGAACAGAAAGTCGTTGTGATAACAGGTGCGTCACGGGGCATCGGCGCGGCCCTCGTAAGAGCCTACCGCGACCGTAACTATCGAGTGGTCGCCACGGCTCGCTCAATGAAGCCATCAAACGACGCCGGCATCCTCGTCGTGGCGGGCGATATCGCAGAGCGTGAAACCGCCGAACGCGCGATCTCTGAGGGCATGGCCCGGTTCGGGCGGATCGATTCCCTTGTCAACAACGCCGGCATTTTCATCGCCAAGCCCTTCCCGCAATATACACAGGCCGACTATGCGGCGATTCTTGGAGTTAACGTCGCTGGATTCTTTCACGTCACACAACTCGCCGTCGCCGAAATGGAAAAACGCCACAGCGGCCATGTCGTCCAGATCACGACGAGCCTTGACGAGAATTCCGACGCGCGGGTGCCGGCCGTCCTCGCAGCGTTGACAAAGGGCGGCCTAAATGCCGCGACCAAATCACTTGCGATCGAATATGCCAAGCGCGGTATTCGCGTGAATGCAGTTGCTCCCGGCGCCGTCAAGTCCTCGATGCATCCTCCTGAGTCCTATAGCCAACTCGGCAATCTTCTCCCCGTCGGCCACATGGGTGAGGTTTCCGACGTCGTAGACGCGATCCTTTACCTTGAGTCGGCGACCTTCGTGACCGGCGAAATCCTTCACGTAGACGGAGGCCAGAGCGCCGGCCACTGA
- a CDS encoding Putative aldehyde dehydrogenase translates to MKIVVIGSSQYARASTIKKLQREGHEVEAAFTVLRVNAPITDYRDAGYAGQYLRNLLLYLGSVVREVWRQARTRFSRLSVRS, encoded by the coding sequence ATGAAAATAGTAGTGATTGGCAGCTCGCAGTATGCCAGAGCAAGCACCATCAAGAAGTTACAACGCGAAGGCCACGAAGTGGAAGCGGCGTTCACGGTCCTTAGGGTCAATGCTCCCATCACGGACTATCGCGATGCTGGCTACGCTGGCCAATATCTGAGGAACCTGCTCTTGTATTTGGGGTCAGTCGTTCGTGAGGTGTGGCGCCAGGCGCGCACTCGATTCAGCAGGTTGAGCGTGCGGTCCTAG
- a CDS encoding glutathione S-transferase domain-containing protein — protein MKLYYSPFACSLADHIALQEAGTSFEREAVDLETKRTASGRDFLSVTAKGYVPALVLDSGETVTENIAVLDWIASQYPPLGVPEHLGRTRVLEVLSYISTEIHRSFKPMWHPGQDAEKSKAKVTLAGQFELIGDGLKTDYLFGDRLSVADCYLFVMLLWAARFQVPVPASLAALRNRMGARPAVRIAMADEGLA, from the coding sequence GTGAAACTTTACTACAGCCCTTTCGCCTGCAGCTTGGCCGACCACATCGCGCTCCAGGAGGCAGGTACCTCCTTTGAGCGCGAGGCGGTCGATCTCGAGACGAAACGAACGGCTTCCGGGAGAGATTTCCTTTCAGTCACGGCCAAGGGCTATGTTCCGGCTCTTGTGTTGGATAGCGGCGAAACGGTCACCGAGAACATCGCCGTTCTTGATTGGATCGCATCGCAGTATCCGCCGCTGGGTGTACCAGAGCATTTGGGCCGGACCCGCGTCCTGGAAGTACTGAGTTACATTTCGACCGAGATTCATCGCAGCTTCAAGCCCATGTGGCACCCCGGTCAGGATGCCGAGAAATCCAAGGCCAAGGTGACTTTAGCAGGGCAGTTTGAGCTCATCGGTGACGGGCTGAAAACAGACTATCTGTTTGGCGATCGGCTCAGCGTCGCGGACTGCTATCTGTTCGTGATGCTGCTTTGGGCAGCGCGCTTCCAAGTTCCCGTTCCCGCCTCTTTGGCGGCTTTGCGCAACCGAATGGGTGCTCGGCCGGCAGTGCGCATCGCCATGGCGGATGAGGGTCTCGCCTAA
- a CDS encoding ubiquinol-cytochrome c reductase, iron-sulfur subunit, which produces MIDPSELDSVSAEPAPPAAVEVDVSSLTPGTSLVVQWRGKPVVVRNRTRQEVKDSKAVDLGTLKDTIARNANLPADAPATDANCTMPGKEAWLVMVQVCTHLGCIPIGQDGEFGGWLCPCHGSRYDSAGRIRKGPAPENMAVPVFRFISDTKIRIG; this is translated from the coding sequence ATGATCGATCCTTCCGAACTCGATAGCGTTTCCGCCGAGCCCGCGCCGCCTGCCGCGGTTGAGGTCGACGTTTCTTCGCTGACGCCAGGAACGTCGCTGGTCGTGCAGTGGCGCGGCAAGCCGGTCGTCGTGCGCAACCGCACCAGGCAGGAAGTTAAGGATAGCAAGGCCGTCGACCTTGGCACCCTCAAGGATACGATTGCCCGCAACGCCAATCTGCCCGCTGACGCGCCCGCCACAGATGCCAACTGCACCATGCCCGGCAAGGAAGCCTGGCTCGTGATGGTTCAGGTCTGCACTCACCTTGGATGTATCCCGATTGGCCAGGATGGCGAATTCGGCGGCTGGCTCTGCCCGTGCCACGGCTCCCGATACGACAGCGCCGGACGCATCCGCAAAGGTCCGGCGCCGGAGAACATGGCGGTCCCGGTGTTCCGGTTCATTTCCGATACCAAGATCCGTATCGGCTGA
- a CDS encoding Cytochrome b/b6 domain-containing protein produces the protein MSEGHSTYKPKTGIERWFDTRLPLPRLVHDSFIVYPVPRNLNYAYTFGGILTIMLASQIISGVFLAMHYAPDTELAFNSVEKITRDVNSGWLLRSLHANGASFFFIAVYIHICRGLYYGSYKSPREFLWVLGCTNLLVMMATAFIGYVLPWGQMSFWGATVITGFFSAIPFVGDWLQHLLLGGFAVGNPTLNRFFALHYLLPFLLVGTVTLHIWALHVVGQNNPTGIEVKSKTDVVDFTPYATAKDAVGMIVFLFFFAYFVFYLPNFLGHPDNYTVANPLKTPALIVPEWYFLPFYAILRAITFNVGPVDSKLGGVLAMFSSIAVLFLVPWLDSSEVRSAVYRPWYRIFFWIFVANALFLGWLGSQPAEGAYVTMSQLATLYYFAFFIVAMPLLGLIETPRPLPHSITEAVLEKNAARSRAEE, from the coding sequence ATGAGCGAGGGGCATTCGACCTACAAGCCCAAGACCGGTATCGAGCGTTGGTTCGACACTCGGCTGCCGCTGCCGCGGCTGGTGCATGATTCCTTCATCGTCTATCCCGTGCCCCGCAACCTGAACTACGCGTATACGTTCGGCGGCATTCTGACGATCATGCTGGCATCGCAGATCATAAGCGGTGTCTTTCTGGCGATGCACTATGCTCCCGATACGGAGCTGGCCTTCAATTCGGTCGAGAAGATTACGCGTGACGTGAATTCTGGCTGGCTGCTTCGCTCTCTGCACGCGAACGGGGCATCCTTCTTCTTCATCGCCGTCTACATCCACATCTGCCGCGGGCTCTATTACGGTTCGTACAAATCGCCGCGCGAATTTCTGTGGGTGCTCGGCTGCACCAACCTGCTGGTGATGATGGCCACAGCCTTCATCGGCTACGTATTGCCTTGGGGCCAGATGAGTTTTTGGGGCGCCACCGTCATTACCGGCTTCTTCAGCGCGATTCCCTTCGTCGGCGATTGGCTCCAGCACTTGCTGCTCGGCGGTTTCGCAGTCGGCAACCCGACGCTGAACCGTTTCTTTGCACTGCACTACCTCTTGCCATTCCTGCTTGTCGGAACGGTGACCTTGCACATCTGGGCCCTTCACGTGGTCGGCCAGAACAATCCAACCGGCATCGAGGTGAAATCGAAAACCGATGTCGTAGACTTCACGCCCTACGCCACCGCCAAGGACGCCGTGGGCATGATCGTGTTCCTGTTTTTCTTTGCCTACTTCGTTTTCTATCTGCCGAATTTTCTTGGCCATCCGGACAACTACACGGTCGCCAACCCGCTGAAGACGCCCGCCCTTATCGTGCCAGAATGGTACTTCCTGCCGTTCTACGCGATCTTGCGCGCCATCACCTTCAATGTGGGGCCGGTCGATTCCAAACTCGGCGGCGTGCTGGCGATGTTCAGCTCGATCGCCGTGCTGTTCCTCGTGCCGTGGCTCGATAGCTCCGAGGTGCGCTCGGCGGTCTATCGGCCCTGGTACAGGATATTCTTCTGGATATTTGTGGCCAACGCGCTCTTTCTCGGCTGGCTCGGCTCACAGCCGGCGGAAGGCGCCTATGTCACGATGTCCCAGCTGGCGACGCTCTACTATTTCGCTTTCTTCATCGTCGCGATGCCGTTGCTCGGCTTGATCGAGACGCCGCGCCCTTTGCCGCATTCGATCACCGAAGCAGTGCTCGAAAAGAACGCGGCCCGCTCAAGGGCAGAAGAATAG
- a CDS encoding Pirin domain-containing protein, whose product MSGSNLLGIQAWIALPSQDDVAADFAHYGSPEIPRICADGIEFTLIAGSSEGLISPVKVFSETIFAEIVLTGGAQYQVKPEHRDRAIYVVAGEVRVIGQPGTFGEAALIALTPGLEVVLQAPAFHAARLMLIGGEPLADARCV is encoded by the coding sequence GTGTCGGGAAGCAATCTTCTCGGCATTCAGGCCTGGATCGCCCTCCCTTCCCAGGACGACGTAGCCGCCGACTTCGCGCACTACGGCTCACCCGAAATACCCAGGATTTGCGCCGATGGTATTGAATTCACCTTGATCGCCGGATCTTCAGAAGGGCTGATCTCGCCGGTCAAAGTCTTTTCCGAAACGATCTTTGCCGAAATTGTGCTCACAGGCGGCGCACAATATCAAGTCAAACCCGAACATCGCGATCGTGCGATCTATGTAGTCGCAGGTGAAGTTCGGGTTATTGGCCAGCCTGGGACGTTCGGAGAGGCCGCATTGATAGCGTTGACGCCCGGCCTGGAAGTTGTGCTTCAGGCACCCGCCTTCCACGCGGCGCGACTGATGCTAATTGGTGGCGAGCCGCTCGCAGACGCGCGCTGTGTTTGA
- a CDS encoding calpastatin has protein sequence MNDEYNLRRFIIAQDRVYEDALGILRRGMMCSPYIEIIFPRLAGRRAGTAPDPYAIASLDEARAYLSSPVLGGRYRECIGTLQRLSDLSARAVFGDGDAKKLHASLTLFSEASNDEFLLDTMLDVWFDGLLDEDTMSELNLIS, from the coding sequence ATGAACGACGAGTACAATCTGCGGAGGTTCATCATCGCTCAGGATCGCGTCTATGAAGACGCGCTCGGCATTCTACGCCGGGGGATGATGTGTTCCCCCTATATTGAAATCATCTTCCCGAGATTGGCGGGCAGGCGAGCCGGCACTGCGCCTGATCCCTATGCTATCGCGTCGCTCGACGAAGCACGCGCCTACCTCTCATCTCCCGTATTGGGTGGCCGCTATCGAGAATGCATTGGCACCCTGCAACGGCTGTCGGATTTGAGTGCGCGCGCGGTCTTCGGTGATGGCGATGCGAAGAAACTGCACGCGTCTCTGACACTGTTTTCCGAAGCCAGCAACGACGAGTTCCTGCTCGATACCATGCTCGATGTCTGGTTCGACGGTTTGCTCGACGAGGACACGATGAGCGAACTCAACTTGATCTCGTAG
- a CDS encoding acetyltransferase-like protein gives MQKMNPQVVENVVLHRFELPIAAEMLAAAYYRVEDGKVVLIHTEVPSEFSGQGIASRLAQGTFELLRKTGRRVVLQCPFMSWFFERHPEYADVVDG, from the coding sequence TTGCAGAAGATGAATCCACAGGTCGTTGAAAACGTTGTCCTGCATCGCTTCGAGCTGCCGATCGCCGCCGAAATGCTGGCTGCGGCCTATTACCGGGTCGAAGACGGGAAGGTGGTCCTGATCCACACCGAAGTTCCGTCGGAGTTTTCCGGGCAGGGCATCGCATCGCGACTGGCGCAAGGGACATTTGAGCTGCTCCGCAAAACTGGCCGCAGGGTAGTCCTGCAATGCCCATTCATGAGCTGGTTTTTCGAAAGGCATCCAGAGTACGCCGATGTCGTCGACGGATAG
- a CDS encoding histidine kinase, with protein MSRSELKEDVFDRPAGRPAGRGARQIPAAGIVHDLGNLIQVASSALNHLARDPNVSAAPDLGPVIAGAKTALERAGGLVRQTIGVAGGVCSDIQQANVCDCLAEIETLIRSAWDASIRLEVRVRHDLPLLRCDRIGLQNAVLNLLFNARDAMPDGGLISIDVAFVPERLSAGQIEIRVGDNGIGMTSETMVRAFDPFFTTKGEGLGGVGLPMVKHFAEDAGGSIALQSTLGVGTTVALRLPAMR; from the coding sequence ATGTCACGCTCAGAACTGAAAGAGGACGTCTTCGACCGACCAGCAGGCCGACCTGCTGGTCGCGGTGCCAGACAGATACCGGCCGCCGGCATCGTTCATGACCTGGGCAATCTTATCCAGGTCGCCTCATCCGCTTTGAACCATTTGGCCCGCGACCCTAACGTATCGGCGGCCCCCGATCTTGGGCCTGTGATCGCCGGCGCCAAAACCGCCTTGGAACGAGCCGGCGGCCTGGTCAGGCAGACAATCGGCGTGGCCGGAGGGGTCTGTTCAGACATCCAGCAGGCAAACGTGTGCGACTGCCTTGCGGAGATCGAGACCCTCATTCGGAGCGCTTGGGATGCTAGCATCCGTCTTGAGGTCAGAGTCAGGCACGATCTGCCTTTGCTAAGGTGCGATCGGATTGGTTTGCAAAATGCGGTGCTGAACCTTCTGTTCAATGCACGCGATGCCATGCCTGACGGGGGACTGATCTCGATTGACGTCGCCTTTGTGCCTGAACGGCTTTCAGCCGGTCAGATCGAAATCCGTGTCGGCGACAATGGAATTGGAATGACCAGCGAGACCATGGTCCGCGCATTTGATCCCTTCTTCACCACCAAAGGCGAAGGCCTCGGCGGCGTTGGTTTGCCGATGGTCAAACACTTTGCAGAGGACGCGGGTGGAAGCATTGCTCTGCAGAGCACCCTAGGGGTTGGCACAACCGTGGCGCTGCGTTTGCCGGCAATGCGCTAG
- a CDS encoding ABC transporter: protein MVDQPHDGYGVEKAVSVEASSLAEQFATIKLGLKASPIHNWLLWASVGIVAVIVATSIGQVVLNSWNQPFYDALARRNMAAFLHQLMVFAMTAGGLLLLNMGQTWLNQMIRLKLREALTLDLIDQWMRPAGASRLANAGAIGVNPDQRMQQDAAHLAELSTDLGVGLLQSLILLTSFVDVLWRLSSGFAFHIGGYSPAIPGYMVWAAFIYAGIASWLSWLIGRPLIDLDGDRYTREAELRSSMVRINENADVIALDRGEAEAKRRLEIDLSTVLIAMRRIYTAQINLSWVTTAYGWITVVVPILVAAPVYFSGELDFGGLMMAVGAFNQVNSSLRWFISNISSIADWRATLMRVADFRIALNKTDALHGKEKDI, encoded by the coding sequence ATGGTTGACCAACCGCACGACGGGTACGGTGTCGAGAAGGCCGTCTCAGTGGAGGCCAGCAGTCTCGCTGAGCAATTTGCGACGATCAAGTTGGGTTTGAAGGCATCGCCGATCCACAACTGGTTGCTCTGGGCGTCGGTTGGCATCGTCGCAGTCATTGTCGCGACATCGATCGGCCAAGTCGTGCTCAACAGTTGGAACCAGCCTTTCTACGATGCTCTGGCACGTCGCAACATGGCAGCCTTCCTGCACCAGTTGATGGTCTTTGCGATGACCGCCGGTGGGCTGTTGCTGCTCAACATGGGTCAGACCTGGCTCAACCAGATGATCCGGCTAAAGTTGCGCGAGGCGTTGACGCTTGATCTGATCGACCAATGGATGCGCCCAGCGGGGGCGTCGCGACTGGCAAACGCCGGAGCTATCGGCGTCAATCCCGATCAGCGCATGCAGCAGGACGCCGCGCATCTTGCCGAGCTGTCGACGGACCTCGGCGTCGGGCTACTGCAGTCGCTCATCCTGCTAACGTCTTTTGTCGACGTGCTCTGGCGGCTTTCTTCCGGCTTCGCCTTCCACATTGGCGGTTATTCCCCAGCAATTCCAGGCTACATGGTATGGGCGGCGTTCATCTATGCCGGTATCGCATCGTGGTTGAGTTGGCTGATTGGGCGCCCGCTCATCGACCTCGACGGTGATCGTTACACGCGCGAAGCCGAACTGCGCTCCTCCATGGTACGCATCAACGAGAATGCCGATGTCATTGCGCTCGACCGTGGCGAAGCCGAGGCTAAGCGACGGCTCGAAATCGACCTCAGCACGGTGCTGATAGCCATGCGGCGCATCTACACCGCCCAAATCAACTTATCCTGGGTGACCACCGCTTATGGCTGGATTACCGTCGTGGTCCCGATCCTCGTCGCAGCACCTGTCTACTTTTCGGGTGAGTTAGACTTCGGCGGACTGATGATGGCAGTGGGCGCCTTCAACCAGGTGAATTCCTCGCTGCGCTGGTTTATCAGCAACATCAGCAGCATTGCCGACTGGCGCGCCACCCTGATGCGCGTCGCCGACTTCCGCATCGCCTTGAATAAGACCGATGCGCTGCACGGCAAAGAAAAGGACATCTAG